One part of the Candidatus Parvarchaeota archaeon genome encodes these proteins:
- a CDS encoding DoxX family protein: MQRGEKTENLDLALLLLRLVFVAFMLHGVQKFMDLGATAGFFGKVGIPAPDIMALVVAAVETFGSLAMILGIGTRFAGPLLAFVMVVAIFTVKLSGALAKGLPFGLIGMEIDLAYLFASLALTFSGPGKHSLEAMMKK; encoded by the coding sequence ATGCAACGGGGAGAAAAAACCGAAAATTTGGATTTGGCGCTTTTGCTGCTGCGCTTGGTATTTGTGGCTTTCATGCTGCACGGGGTGCAAAAGTTCATGGACCTTGGGGCAACTGCTGGCTTTTTTGGAAAAGTCGGCATACCGGCGCCAGACATCATGGCCCTTGTTGTGGCGGCAGTTGAAACATTTGGGAGCCTTGCCATGATACTTGGCATCGGGACAAGGTTTGCAGGCCCGCTTTTGGCATTTGTCATGGTTGTGGCCATATTTACAGTAAAGCTTTCTGGGGCATTGGCAAAGGGGCTTCCATTTGGGCTGATTGGCATGGAAATTGACCTTGCATACCTGTTTGCCTCCCTTGCCTTGACATTTTCAGGCCCTGGAAAACACAGCCTTGAGGCAATGATGAAAAAATAG
- a CDS encoding (2Fe-2S)-binding protein, protein MAKIVFKNQNKEVEVAVGSNVADICDKENIPFPFSCRSGVCTTCLCNVLEGSEILGEKEANEQMTLEGASAKENQRLGCQLKVVKEGKVVLESIEY, encoded by the coding sequence ATGGCAAAGATAGTTTTCAAGAACCAGAACAAGGAAGTGGAAGTTGCGGTTGGCTCCAACGTTGCAGACATTTGCGACAAGGAAAACATTCCTTTCCCATTTTCATGCAGGTCAGGCGTTTGCACCACGTGCCTGTGCAACGTGCTTGAGGGCTCTGAAATTCTTGGCGAAAAGGAGGCAAACGAGCAGATGACACTTGAAGGTGCAAGCGCAAAGGAAAACCAGAGGCTTGGCTGCCAGCTAAAAGTCGTCAAGGAAGGAAAAGTGGTGCTTGAAAGCATTGAGTATTGA